In the genome of Halobacterium noricense, one region contains:
- a CDS encoding helix-turn-helix domain-containing protein — protein sequence MREFEFTVTFEPGSDALMDCFVEHDSLTAWTSVCFTTRERMWRIDHATGTEEALAAFDDVFLDESRCNECLDLPDCDTYREYHVLDESTNSRTVYTFREEVHGCHSVPHYVHEHVGDGVVFEARRSDNEYRWRVLHPDEQPVGGVYDAIEAQLRDGLSLSLSRLSSAGNWNAESRVAAELTPENRAVLEAAVEHGYYSRPREVTVSDLSDELGIPRSTLQYRLRSAEDLVVSQFVDDALS from the coding sequence GTGCGCGAGTTCGAGTTCACCGTGACGTTCGAACCGGGGAGCGACGCCCTCATGGACTGCTTCGTCGAGCACGACAGTCTCACGGCGTGGACCTCGGTCTGTTTCACGACCCGCGAGCGGATGTGGCGCATCGACCACGCCACCGGCACGGAGGAAGCCCTGGCCGCCTTCGACGACGTCTTCCTCGACGAATCGCGGTGCAACGAGTGCCTGGACCTCCCGGACTGTGACACCTACCGCGAGTACCACGTCCTCGACGAGTCCACGAACTCCCGGACCGTCTACACGTTCCGCGAGGAGGTCCACGGCTGCCACTCGGTCCCCCACTACGTCCACGAGCACGTCGGCGACGGCGTCGTCTTCGAGGCGCGACGTAGCGACAACGAGTACCGGTGGCGCGTGCTCCATCCCGACGAGCAGCCGGTCGGCGGCGTCTACGATGCCATCGAAGCCCAACTGCGCGACGGGCTCTCGCTGTCGCTGTCCCGCCTCTCCAGCGCCGGGAACTGGAACGCCGAATCCCGGGTCGCTGCCGAGTTGACGCCCGAGAACCGCGCGGTGCTCGAAGCCGCCGTCGAGCACGGCTACTACTCGCGGCCGCGGGAGGTCACCGTCAGCGACCTCAGCGACGAACTCGGCATCCCGCGCTCGACGCTCCAGTACCGACTGCGCAGCGCCGAGGACCTCGTCGTCTCCCAGTTCGTCGACGACGCGCTGTCGTGA
- a CDS encoding DUF7332 family protein, which yields MRSTRAASLFVVALVVSTAFVGPAVAAQAAQVAQPGQPVEGDGGYRFDVGGNETNITFWLHLDLFTNLGAAGDFGFSAVGHAMDTQVVAVDVQLRFDGVGDLGNFLSNPFSRFSVVAEWEMNLPFLSAGPASGDDFSYEGNETINGSNA from the coding sequence GTGAGGTCCACACGAGCGGCGAGTCTGTTCGTCGTGGCGCTGGTGGTGTCGACGGCGTTCGTCGGTCCCGCCGTCGCCGCGCAAGCCGCGCAGGTCGCGCAGCCCGGCCAGCCGGTCGAGGGCGACGGCGGCTACCGGTTCGATGTCGGCGGCAACGAGACCAACATCACGTTCTGGCTCCACCTGGACCTGTTCACGAACCTCGGCGCGGCCGGCGACTTCGGGTTCAGCGCGGTCGGCCACGCGATGGACACGCAGGTCGTCGCCGTCGACGTCCAGCTACGCTTCGACGGAGTCGGCGACCTCGGTAATTTCCTCTCGAACCCCTTCTCGCGGTTCTCCGTCGTCGCGGAGTGGGAGATGAACCTGCCGTTCCTCTCGGCAGGGCCGGCTTCGGGCGACGACTTCAGCTACGAGGGCAACGAGACGATAAACGGGAGCAACGCGTAG
- the proS gene encoding proline--tRNA ligase, which yields MSDEQELGITESKEHSPGDWYAEVVQKAELADYAPMGGFIVTRPRGYALWEAIQDNLDGWFKQTGVDNAYFPMFIPESYLEREKDIVEGFDPEVAWVTQGGHEELEERLAVRPTSESIVAPYMAQWVRSHRDLPLRLNQWNSVVRWEATETKPFFRTKEFLWQEGHTAHESDEEAWAETTLRLDQYQRLYEDVLGMPVLRGRKPDHDKFPGADTTTTVEALMPDGKSVQGGTSHHLGQSFAEAFDITFSDVDEAERTAYTTSWGLSWRAIGALVMSHSDDQGLVLPPTVAPKQVVIVPIWQEETKEDVLQYSSEIAAELEAQGVRVHLDDRDERNPGFKFNEWELKGVPVRFEIGPNEVEDEEVTVVHRPDGEDAVEDRADITATVHDHLDDVYEKLYDAAAERLDENVREAESREEILGTIGQHGGYVKAPWCGDEACEDEIKDQIHAEIVLVPLAEDSAARAASEFEDEHLPTPDHEGKECAVCGEPAEETAFFAKSY from the coding sequence ATGAGCGACGAACAGGAGCTCGGCATCACCGAGTCCAAAGAGCACAGTCCCGGCGACTGGTACGCGGAAGTCGTCCAGAAGGCGGAGCTGGCCGACTACGCGCCGATGGGCGGGTTCATCGTCACCCGGCCCCGTGGGTACGCCCTCTGGGAGGCGATTCAGGACAACCTCGACGGCTGGTTCAAGCAAACCGGCGTCGACAACGCCTACTTCCCGATGTTCATCCCCGAATCGTACCTCGAACGGGAGAAGGACATCGTCGAAGGGTTCGACCCCGAGGTCGCGTGGGTCACGCAGGGCGGCCACGAGGAACTCGAAGAGCGCCTCGCCGTCCGGCCGACTTCCGAGTCCATCGTCGCGCCGTACATGGCTCAGTGGGTGCGCTCGCACCGCGACCTCCCGCTGCGCTTGAACCAGTGGAACTCCGTCGTGCGCTGGGAGGCCACGGAGACGAAGCCGTTCTTCCGCACGAAGGAGTTCCTCTGGCAGGAGGGCCACACCGCCCACGAGAGCGACGAGGAGGCGTGGGCCGAGACGACGCTGCGCCTCGACCAGTACCAGCGGCTCTACGAGGACGTCCTCGGGATGCCCGTGCTGCGCGGGCGGAAGCCCGACCACGACAAGTTCCCGGGCGCGGACACCACGACGACCGTCGAGGCGCTGATGCCCGACGGGAAGTCCGTGCAGGGCGGCACCAGTCACCACCTCGGGCAGTCGTTCGCGGAGGCGTTCGACATCACGTTCTCGGACGTCGACGAGGCCGAGCGCACCGCGTACACGACCTCGTGGGGGCTGTCGTGGCGCGCCATCGGCGCGCTCGTCATGTCCCACAGCGACGACCAGGGGCTCGTGCTCCCGCCGACGGTCGCGCCCAAGCAGGTCGTCATCGTCCCCATCTGGCAGGAGGAGACGAAGGAGGACGTGCTCCAGTACTCCTCGGAAATCGCCGCGGAACTGGAGGCGCAGGGGGTACGCGTCCACCTCGACGACCGCGACGAGCGCAACCCCGGCTTCAAGTTCAACGAGTGGGAGTTGAAGGGCGTCCCCGTGCGGTTCGAAATCGGCCCGAACGAGGTCGAGGACGAGGAAGTCACGGTCGTCCACCGACCCGACGGCGAGGACGCCGTCGAGGACCGCGCGGACATCACGGCCACCGTCCACGACCACCTCGACGACGTCTACGAGAAGCTCTACGACGCGGCCGCCGAGCGCCTCGACGAGAACGTGCGGGAGGCCGAGAGCCGCGAGGAGATCCTGGGCACTATCGGCCAGCACGGCGGCTACGTGAAGGCCCCGTGGTGCGGCGACGAGGCCTGTGAGGACGAAATCAAAGACCAGATTCACGCCGAAATCGTGCTCGTGCCGCTGGCCGAGGACAGCGCCGCGCGCGCCGCCTCGGAGTTCGAGGACGAGCACCTCCCGACGCCCGACCACGAGGGCAAAGAGTGTGCGGTCTGTGGGGAGCCCGCCGAGGAGACGGCGTTCTTCGCGAAGTCGTACTGA
- the sppA gene encoding signal peptide peptidase SppA translates to MDTLPKRVGRLTVLALGVVVGVVVGWVLFVRTPAGGPTILGVLLTLLTGVVFLQLGGNAADTVFGAYDTAEVRVEGPIARDGGQSLPTDPRQIPADAVVDQIERADEDSNTNALAVRLNTPGGEVVPSDDIRRAVLEFDGPTVAYVTDVCASGGYWIASACDHVVARENSLVGSIGVRGSTLNASALADDLGVDYERFVAGEYKDAGNPLRELREDDRRYLQGLVDDFYESFVERVAEVRDLSPEQIRDTEARVYVGRDAHERDLVDDLGTRDDAEAYLEAELGHEIDVREFEPPRGMFVRMRRTAVGAAYAFGAGLADAVGDGNGTNVELR, encoded by the coding sequence ATGGACACGCTCCCCAAACGAGTCGGCCGACTGACCGTGCTGGCACTCGGCGTGGTCGTCGGCGTCGTCGTCGGCTGGGTGTTGTTCGTGCGGACGCCGGCCGGCGGCCCCACGATTCTCGGCGTGCTGTTGACGCTCCTCACCGGCGTGGTGTTCCTCCAGTTGGGCGGGAACGCCGCGGACACGGTGTTCGGCGCGTACGACACCGCCGAAGTCCGCGTGGAGGGCCCGATAGCACGGGACGGCGGGCAGTCGCTACCGACCGACCCGCGCCAGATTCCCGCGGACGCCGTGGTCGACCAAATCGAGCGTGCGGACGAGGACAGCAACACGAACGCGCTCGCGGTCCGCCTGAACACGCCCGGCGGCGAAGTCGTCCCGAGCGACGACATCCGGCGCGCGGTTCTGGAGTTCGACGGGCCGACAGTCGCGTACGTCACCGACGTCTGCGCGAGCGGCGGTTACTGGATTGCCAGCGCCTGCGACCACGTGGTCGCCCGCGAGAACAGCCTCGTCGGCAGCATCGGCGTGCGCGGGTCGACGCTGAACGCCTCGGCGCTCGCCGACGACCTCGGCGTCGACTACGAGCGCTTCGTCGCCGGCGAGTACAAGGACGCGGGCAACCCGCTGCGGGAGCTGCGCGAGGACGACCGCCGCTACCTGCAGGGCCTGGTCGACGACTTCTACGAGTCGTTCGTCGAGCGCGTCGCCGAGGTTCGGGACCTCTCTCCCGAGCAGATTCGGGACACGGAGGCTCGTGTCTACGTCGGCCGGGACGCCCACGAGCGCGACCTCGTGGACGACCTCGGGACGCGCGACGACGCCGAAGCCTACCTCGAAGCCGAACTCGGCCACGAGATCGACGTTCGGGAGTTCGAGCCGCCGCGCGGGATGTTCGTGCGGATGCGGCGGACGGCGGTCGGCGCGGCGTACGCGTTCGGCGCGGGGCTGGCCGACGCAGTCGGTGACGGCAACGGGACGAACGTCGAACTCCGGTGA
- a CDS encoding endonuclease III domain-containing protein — translation MDDEPAENISGGDAAAGRFTEFEPGNDTSRADAVVDRLGDMYWQKAYGGRDAFECLVRTILSQNTSDVASQPAHDALMDRYDAGQDLAATLADAHQDELAETISSAGLYNQKSETLIRIAGRICEEYGGEAAFDEFVRTGRVEQRSTDGASSEGRSPSDRSSGRSPREDGETASNDPDEVRDALLDMKGVGPKTADCVLLFAGGRDGVFPVDTHVHRIARRLGLAAPDADHEDVREALEAEVQGEKCGFGHTAMIQFGREYCSARKPACLDGPEACPLYDLCDRVGVDELAEEVVDPAEAAD, via the coding sequence ATGGACGACGAACCCGCGGAGAACATCTCGGGTGGTGACGCCGCCGCCGGCCGCTTCACCGAGTTCGAGCCCGGCAACGACACGAGCCGCGCGGACGCCGTCGTCGACCGGCTCGGGGACATGTACTGGCAGAAGGCGTACGGGGGCCGCGACGCCTTCGAGTGTCTCGTTCGCACGATTCTCAGTCAGAACACCAGCGACGTCGCCAGCCAGCCCGCCCACGACGCGCTGATGGACAGATACGATGCCGGGCAGGACCTCGCGGCGACGCTCGCGGACGCCCACCAGGACGAACTCGCCGAGACGATCTCCTCGGCAGGACTCTACAATCAAAAATCCGAGACGCTGATTCGCATCGCCGGCCGCATCTGCGAGGAGTACGGCGGCGAAGCGGCGTTCGACGAGTTCGTTCGCACGGGGCGCGTGGAGCAACGCTCCACGGACGGAGCGAGTAGCGAGGGACGAAGTCCCTCGGACCGTTCGAGCGGGCGGAGCCCGCGAGAAGACGGTGAAACCGCGAGCAACGACCCCGACGAGGTTCGCGACGCGCTGCTGGACATGAAGGGCGTCGGCCCGAAGACCGCCGACTGCGTGCTGCTGTTCGCGGGTGGGCGCGACGGCGTCTTCCCCGTGGACACGCACGTCCACCGCATCGCGCGCCGGCTCGGGCTCGCCGCCCCGGATGCCGACCACGAGGACGTGCGCGAAGCCCTAGAGGCCGAGGTCCAGGGTGAGAAGTGCGGGTTCGGACATACGGCGATGATTCAGTTCGGCCGCGAGTACTGTTCGGCGCGCAAGCCCGCGTGCCTCGACGGCCCGGAGGCGTGTCCGCTGTACGACCTCTGCGATAGGGTGGGCGTGGACGAACTCGCCGAAGAAGTCGTCGACCCCGCCGAGGCCGCCGATTAG
- a CDS encoding coiled-coil protein: protein MAEEEQTIEVSSADELITDEELQEKSKGQLIKNAGQFRDRRNELNQLASSRASDRDELNAKTREKVDEAQEHREKRDELNERVQEHKEVRNELNAEANELFDEVEQRKEDLELDEGKDLEELKEEIEQLEFKQQTEVLSTEDERELIEKIEDKREEYQDRKEKLDASGDLEELVDEAEEVRAEASEHHEKVTELADKAQEHHNEMIEAYREADDIRDEADEMHEKFVEAQEAADAHHEAFVQVQKRLRELDKQEEEEREDERAAEQAEAREEAEEIYERFKEGETLDTEDLRKLQKSGHL, encoded by the coding sequence ATGGCTGAGGAAGAACAAACTATCGAAGTATCGAGCGCAGACGAACTCATTACTGACGAAGAACTTCAAGAGAAGTCCAAGGGTCAGCTCATCAAGAACGCCGGCCAGTTCCGCGACCGCCGGAACGAGCTGAACCAGCTCGCCAGTTCCCGCGCCTCCGACCGCGACGAACTCAACGCGAAGACCCGAGAGAAGGTCGACGAGGCCCAGGAACACCGCGAGAAGCGCGACGAGCTCAACGAGCGCGTCCAGGAACACAAGGAAGTCCGTAACGAGCTCAACGCCGAGGCGAACGAGCTCTTCGACGAGGTCGAGCAGCGCAAAGAGGACCTCGAACTCGACGAGGGCAAGGACCTCGAAGAGCTCAAGGAGGAAATCGAGCAGCTCGAGTTCAAGCAGCAGACCGAGGTTCTCTCGACGGAGGACGAGCGCGAACTCATCGAGAAAATCGAGGACAAGCGCGAGGAGTACCAGGATCGAAAGGAGAAACTCGACGCCTCCGGCGACCTCGAAGAGCTCGTCGACGAGGCCGAGGAAGTCCGCGCGGAAGCCTCCGAGCACCACGAGAAGGTGACGGAGCTCGCGGACAAGGCCCAGGAGCACCACAACGAGATGATCGAGGCCTACCGCGAGGCCGACGACATCCGTGACGAGGCCGACGAGATGCACGAGAAGTTCGTCGAGGCTCAGGAAGCCGCCGACGCCCACCACGAGGCGTTCGTACAGGTCCAGAAGCGCCTCCGCGAACTCGACAAGCAGGAAGAAGAGGAGCGCGAGGACGAGCGCGCCGCCGAGCAGGCCGAAGCCCGCGAGGAAGCCGAGGAAATCTACGAGCGGTTCAAGGAGGGCGAGACCCTCGACACCGAGGACCTCCGCAAGCTCCAGAAGTCCGGCCACCTCTAA
- a CDS encoding diphthine--ammonia ligase — protein sequence MTDGQWVSLFSGGKDSSWALYRALEAGLDVARLVTVHPEGDSYMYHVPATHLASLAAESIGIPLVDVEPDDFGAAAATESGEQGDTELEPLEAALADLADDLDGGLAGVTAGAVESEYQTSRIESMADRLGCEVFAPLWQRDPRDLADEMLAAGFEITIVQVAAYGLDESWLGRTLDREALDELEALNEQYGVHVLGEGGEFETFVTDGPHMSRPIELEYETVWNGDRGHVEVTDARLGE from the coding sequence ATGACTGACGGCCAGTGGGTGAGCCTGTTCTCCGGCGGGAAGGACTCCTCGTGGGCGCTCTACCGCGCGCTCGAAGCGGGCCTCGATGTCGCGCGCCTCGTCACCGTCCACCCCGAGGGCGACTCGTACATGTACCACGTGCCCGCGACGCACCTCGCCAGCCTCGCCGCCGAGAGCATCGGCATCCCGCTCGTGGACGTCGAACCCGACGACTTCGGCGCGGCGGCCGCAACCGAGTCCGGTGAGCAGGGAGACACCGAACTCGAACCGCTGGAGGCCGCGCTCGCCGACCTCGCCGACGACCTCGACGGCGGGCTCGCGGGCGTCACCGCGGGTGCCGTCGAGAGCGAGTACCAGACCTCCCGCATCGAGTCGATGGCCGACCGACTGGGCTGCGAGGTGTTCGCGCCGTTGTGGCAGCGCGACCCCCGCGACCTCGCCGACGAGATGCTCGCCGCCGGCTTCGAAATCACCATCGTCCAAGTGGCGGCGTACGGCCTCGACGAGTCGTGGCTCGGCCGCACGCTCGACCGCGAAGCGCTAGACGAACTCGAAGCCCTCAACGAGCAGTACGGCGTTCACGTGCTCGGCGAAGGCGGCGAATTCGAGACGTTCGTCACCGACGGCCCGCACATGTCTCGTCCAATCGAGTTGGAGTACGAAACCGTCTGGAACGGCGACCGCGGCCACGTCGAAGTTACGGACGCGCGCCTCGGCGAGTAG
- a CDS encoding beta-CASP ribonuclease aCPSF1 produces MSTVDQQLEELQDQITNEIPPDISVTDVKYEGPELVVYTRDPKQFAQDGDLVRRLASKLRKRITVRPDPAVLSRPETAREKILNVIPDDAGVTDLDFHEDTGEVVIEAEKPGMVIGRHGSTLREITEAAGWTPEVVRTPPIESSTVSNVRNFLKSERDERRDILEKVGRQIHREEMSDDEYVRITTLGCCREVGRASFILSTPETRILVDCGDKPGSEDEVPYLQVQEALGAGANSIDAVVLTHAHLDHSAFIPLLFKYGYDGPIYTTEPTRDLMGLLTLDYLDVAAKEGGTPPYDSEMVREAIKHCIPLEYGDVTDIAPDVKLTFHNAGHILGSAVSHFHIGDGLYNVAFSGDIHYEDTRLFNGAVNDFPRVETLVLESTYGGRNDYQTDQEDSEEKLKRIINETYEDGGKVLIPAFAVGRSQEMMLVLEEAMRKGDIPEMPIHLDGMIWEATAIHTTYPEYLRDDLRDRIFHEDENPFLAPQFNHIDGGEEERQEVADGDQCIILSTSGMVTGGPIMSWIQHIGPDPDSTMTFVGYQAQGTLGRRIQSGWDEIPMPDSRGSGRAERLQLEMDTETVDGFSGHADRQGLEDFVRTMNPRPEKVLCVHGDESSTQDLSSALYHDYNMRTFAPKNLETFRFV; encoded by the coding sequence ATGAGCACTGTAGACCAGCAACTCGAAGAGTTACAGGACCAGATTACGAACGAGATTCCGCCGGACATCTCGGTGACCGACGTGAAGTACGAGGGCCCCGAGCTCGTCGTCTACACCCGGGACCCGAAGCAGTTCGCCCAGGACGGCGACCTCGTTCGGCGGCTCGCGAGCAAACTCCGCAAGCGCATCACGGTCCGCCCCGACCCCGCGGTGCTCTCCCGCCCGGAGACCGCCCGCGAGAAGATTCTGAACGTCATCCCCGACGACGCCGGCGTCACCGACCTCGACTTCCACGAGGACACCGGCGAGGTCGTCATCGAGGCCGAGAAGCCCGGGATGGTCATCGGCCGCCACGGCTCCACGCTCCGCGAAATCACGGAAGCCGCGGGCTGGACGCCCGAGGTCGTGCGCACGCCGCCCATCGAATCCTCCACCGTCTCGAACGTCCGGAACTTCCTCAAGTCCGAGCGCGACGAGCGCCGCGACATCCTGGAGAAGGTCGGCCGCCAGATTCACCGCGAGGAGATGAGCGACGACGAGTACGTCCGCATCACCACGCTGGGCTGCTGCCGCGAGGTCGGCCGCGCGAGCTTCATCCTCTCGACGCCCGAGACGCGCATCCTCGTCGACTGCGGCGACAAGCCCGGGAGCGAGGACGAAGTCCCCTACCTCCAGGTGCAGGAGGCGCTGGGCGCGGGCGCGAACTCCATCGACGCGGTCGTGCTCACGCACGCCCACCTCGACCACTCCGCGTTCATCCCGCTACTCTTCAAGTACGGCTACGACGGCCCCATCTACACCACGGAGCCGACCCGTGACCTCATGGGCCTGCTGACGCTGGATTACCTCGACGTCGCCGCCAAGGAGGGGGGCACGCCCCCGTACGACTCCGAGATGGTTCGCGAAGCCATCAAGCACTGCATCCCGCTGGAGTACGGCGACGTCACGGACATCGCGCCGGACGTGAAGCTCACGTTCCACAACGCCGGCCACATCCTCGGGAGCGCGGTCTCGCACTTCCACATCGGCGACGGCCTCTACAACGTCGCGTTCTCCGGCGACATCCACTACGAGGACACGCGGCTGTTCAACGGCGCGGTCAACGACTTCCCGCGCGTGGAGACGCTCGTCCTCGAATCCACGTACGGTGGGCGCAACGACTACCAGACCGACCAGGAGGACTCCGAGGAGAAGCTCAAACGCATCATCAACGAGACCTACGAGGACGGCGGGAAGGTCCTGATTCCGGCGTTCGCGGTCGGGCGCTCCCAGGAGATGATGCTCGTCCTCGAAGAGGCGATGCGGAAGGGCGACATCCCCGAGATGCCCATCCACCTCGACGGCATGATTTGGGAGGCGACCGCCATCCACACCACCTACCCCGAGTACCTCCGCGACGACCTCCGCGACCGCATCTTCCACGAGGACGAGAACCCGTTCCTCGCGCCCCAGTTCAACCACATCGACGGCGGCGAGGAGGAACGCCAGGAGGTCGCCGACGGCGACCAGTGTATCATCCTCTCCACCTCGGGGATGGTCACCGGCGGCCCCATCATGTCCTGGATTCAGCACATCGGCCCGGACCCGGATTCGACGATGACGTTCGTCGGCTACCAGGCCCAGGGGACGCTCGGCCGCCGTATCCAGTCCGGCTGGGACGAGATTCCGATGCCCGACTCCCGCGGCAGCGGCCGCGCGGAGCGCCTCCAGCTCGAGATGGACACCGAGACCGTCGACGGCTTCTCCGGGCACGCCGACCGGCAGGGCCTCGAGGACTTCGTGCGCACGATGAACCCCCGCCCCGAGAAGGTGCTGTGCGTGCACGGCGACGAGTCCTCCACGCAGGACCTCTCCAGCGCACTCTACCACGACTACAACATGCGGACGTTCGCGCCGAAGAACCTCGAAACGTTCCGCTTCGTCTAG
- a CDS encoding DUF371 domain-containing protein — MEEVVRATGHEHVTAEHASTLEVTTDDYLTPAGDCIVGIDADRAPADFDREFVAACQDEDATITLVLEADGHREEVTGSGHPDLEYTNERSMVGRTSTYVDDRTIFVDADEAAVDLDRDLVAALADGADLTATLRVE, encoded by the coding sequence ATGGAAGAAGTCGTGCGGGCGACCGGCCACGAACACGTCACGGCCGAACACGCGTCCACGCTGGAAGTGACGACCGACGACTACCTCACGCCCGCCGGCGACTGCATCGTCGGCATCGACGCCGACCGCGCGCCCGCGGACTTCGACCGCGAGTTCGTCGCCGCCTGTCAGGACGAGGACGCCACGATTACGCTCGTGCTCGAAGCCGACGGCCACCGCGAGGAAGTGACGGGGTCGGGCCACCCGGACCTCGAATACACGAACGAGCGCAGCATGGTCGGGCGCACGAGCACGTACGTCGACGACCGCACCATCTTCGTGGACGCCGACGAGGCCGCCGTGGACCTCGACCGCGACCTCGTCGCCGCGCTCGCGGACGGTGCGGACCTCACGGCGACGCTGCGCGTCGAGTAG
- a CDS encoding DUF373 family protein, protein MRTLVVCVDRTGDIPRQTGLQTPVAGWEAVQSLVVEMGIADPEDSAVNCLLEALRVTRDLRDGEDDAVVAAISGSGDGVSADRSVADQLDDFIDRYDPDSAVVVIDSAEDERVVPIVESRLQVDAVDRVVVRQARDLESTYYLLKQFLADEELRQTVLVPLGIVLLVFPALMMVTGSLAVAVAAITAVIGLFVLYKGLSIENYLAEVPAQARDALYSGRVSIVTYVVAGGLALVGVFAGALGISDLPSETPLLLTAMAFTYYSVPWITLGGLAASAGRLFDEFIRHEEVRTSFLNLPFGVLAVGLVVRGFSAYFMELADELDAVAVPAAEVGALSIEGFVLSPEERLAAFVVAGVLVSIIGLRVATRFSDVDVDDVEDGEEPVEP, encoded by the coding sequence ATGCGCACGCTGGTCGTCTGTGTGGACCGGACCGGGGACATCCCCCGACAGACCGGGTTGCAGACGCCGGTCGCGGGCTGGGAGGCGGTGCAGTCGCTGGTCGTGGAGATGGGCATCGCCGACCCCGAGGACTCCGCCGTGAACTGCCTGCTGGAGGCGCTCCGCGTCACCCGCGACCTCCGCGACGGCGAGGACGACGCGGTCGTCGCCGCCATCTCCGGGAGCGGCGACGGCGTCTCCGCGGACCGCTCGGTCGCCGACCAACTGGACGACTTCATCGACCGCTACGACCCCGACTCGGCGGTCGTCGTCATCGACAGCGCCGAGGACGAGCGCGTCGTCCCCATCGTGGAGAGCCGCCTCCAGGTCGACGCCGTCGACCGCGTGGTCGTCCGGCAGGCCCGCGACCTCGAATCCACGTACTACCTCCTCAAGCAGTTCCTCGCCGACGAGGAGCTCCGCCAGACCGTGCTCGTGCCGCTGGGCATCGTCCTGCTGGTGTTCCCGGCGCTGATGATGGTGACCGGCAGCCTCGCGGTCGCAGTCGCCGCCATCACCGCCGTTATCGGCCTATTCGTCCTCTACAAGGGGTTGAGCATCGAGAACTACCTCGCAGAGGTCCCCGCGCAGGCGCGGGACGCGCTGTACTCCGGCCGCGTCTCCATCGTCACGTACGTCGTCGCGGGCGGGCTCGCGCTCGTCGGCGTGTTCGCGGGCGCGCTCGGCATCTCCGACCTGCCCTCGGAGACGCCGCTGTTGTTGACCGCGATGGCGTTCACGTACTACAGCGTGCCGTGGATAACACTCGGCGGATTGGCGGCCAGCGCCGGCCGGCTCTTCGACGAGTTCATCCGCCACGAGGAGGTCCGCACGTCGTTCCTCAACCTCCCGTTCGGCGTGCTCGCGGTCGGGCTCGTCGTCCGCGGGTTCTCGGCGTACTTCATGGAGCTGGCCGACGAACTCGACGCCGTCGCGGTGCCCGCCGCGGAAGTCGGCGCGCTCTCCATCGAGGGATTCGTGCTCTCCCCCGAGGAGCGGCTCGCGGCGTTCGTCGTCGCCGGCGTGCTCGTCAGCATTATCGGCCTCCGCGTCGCGACGCGGTTCAGCGACGTCGACGTCGACGACGTAGAAGACGGCGAGGAGCCCGTGGAGCCATAG